CAAAATAGCCCTGCCAGCCGGCCATCAGGCTGCGAAGTGAGGAGTAAACCGGTGCAACAATGGCAGGCAAATCTTTCTCGGTAGGCTGGTAGCTGCTGGCCAGTACTTCGGAGTACACTTCCTCTTTCAGGTTGGTACAGGAATACATGGAGGCGACACCCAGCACCGATGCGAGTACGATATATTTGGTGTTTCTGTTTTTCATCATTTCAAATGTTTGTTGTGGATCAGAATGTTACGCTAAGTCCGGCAGTGAATGTGCGGGTAGTGGCATATTTGTCGCGCTGGTCACTTCCGGGATCGAAACCGGTCATTGATACGCCTTCGGGGTCAATTCCGGTATAACCTGTAATGGTTGCCAGGTTTAGTCCTGAAACAAATACGCGCGCGTTTTTCATGCCTTTGATCAGGTTCTGGGGCAGGGTATAACCCAATGTCACATTGTCGATTTTCCAGTAATTACCGTTTTCAATGTAGTGGGACACATATACCAGGTCATTGTTCAAAACCTTACCGTCAATCGGATCATACGCCGTTTTCATCATGTTATATGCCTTGTTTTTCGGGTTGTTGTAGAACATGCTCTGGTAATTCAGCACGTCGTATCCAAATGCACCGCGCATGTTCACGGCCAGGTCAAAGTTTTTGTATCGTACCGAGTTGTTCCAGCCCAAATTGTGTTTCGGAATGCCATTTCCGTAGTATTGACGATCCTCGGGCTGTGCATCGGCAATTGGAATGATCTCGCCGTCTTTATTCTCGATCAGCCAGCCGCCTTTTTCGTCAACGCCTACGCTTTTCCATACGAAGAAACGTCCGATTGGTTCGCCTACTTTCACACGGTGGGTGCTGATCTGAATCGGTTCGCCGGTGTATCCTGCATCAAAAAAGTCGTTAGAAGCCTTAAACTGGTCATTGGAAAGACTCACCAGTTTATTACGGTTGGTAGAGTACGTGAACCCTGAATTCCACTGGAATGATGCAGTTTGTACCGGTACCAGGTTTAACAGAATTTCAAGACCTTCGTTTTTCATTGTACCCGCATTGAGGAACATCGAACCCGTCAGGTATGGAGGCACTGGAACAGGGAAATCATAAAGCAAATCCTTCACCTTTCTGCTATAAAAGTCGATAGAACCACTGATCCTGTTTTTCATGAAACCAAAATCAACACCTGCATTGACTTCTTCTTTTTTCTCCCAGCGCAGATCGGGGTTGAAGTTCCGGGCCGGAACAAAGCCAGGCACCCATTTGCCACCGATAAATGCACCTTCGTTACGGCTGAAATTGTAGCTAATCTGAGACAGGTAAGGCGAATTCGCAATCGTACCGGTGATCCCGAAACCAGCCCGCAGCTTGATCTCAGCATTGCCTATGATATTTTCCAAAAAGCTTTCTTTACTGATTCTCCAACCCACCGAGGCAGCTGGAAAAGTACCCCATTGGTTATTTACCCCGAATCGTGACGAACCTTCGCGGCGAACGCTGGCCATAAACAGGTATTTTTCATCGAAACTATATGTAAACCGGCCGAAGAAACCTGCCAGCTGCCATTTGTTTTTGGTACTACCCATGGAAGCCTGTCCTTTTTGCAAAGCGCCACCTGCACCCAGGTTGTTCCAGTCGTAAGCGTCGGTAGGGAAGTCCCAGTTGCTCGCTGAAAAGGATTCGTAAGTAGCGTCCTGCCAGCTGTATCCGCCTAGTAACGTCAGGCGGTGTTTACCAAATGATTTGGCATAATTACCGGTCAGTTCCAGCAGTTTTTCGTCGTTTGCGGAGGTGAAGCGGCCAGCTGTTGCATTCTGGTTACTGAGCCGCGTGTTGGTGTGTTTGAATGTCGTTGAGTTTCCTTCCAGGCCATTGTTCTGTACGCTTGAAACCAACAGCTTGAAATTCAAATCATTGATTGGCGCGTAGTCCAGGCTTCCGCTCATCCGCATTTCTTTATAGGTACCTTCAAAATCGGATTCATAAATACGCGAAACAGGGTTTTCGTAGAAGTAGCCATCTCTTTCCTGCCACGCACCGGTATCGGTTCTCACACGGTCAGTCGGGTTACGAATGATCGCCTGGCGATAAATGTAGCCCCAGGCAGCATTATCCGCAGGGTTTACCGGCCCTTTGGAACGGGTTACCCGATTGATCAGTTGAAGATTGGTTTTCAGTTTGTTGTTGAACATTGAATGGTTCAGGTCGGCGCGGCCCGTAAACCTGTTTTGTCCCGATCTCAGGAAAATTCCTTCCCAATCGCGGTAGTTGACTGAACCTGTGAAATTGGTAGTACTGTTGCCGCCAAAAAGCGTAAGGTTGTGATTGTGACTTACCGGTTTTTGCATGATTTCGGAAAGCCAGTCCGTGTTGCCGCCGTAATCCTGGTAGTCAATTCCTTCCTTGATTTTCTGTCGATAATCGTCGCCTGTGAGTAGCTCGGGGCGCCTGGCGATGGTTTGGATATTGACATAATTGGAATACTCAATCGTTGACTTCGATCCACCCTTATTTTTGCGGGTCGTGATCAAAATGACACCTCCTGTTGCCCTCGTACCGTAAATCGCAGCGGCAGAACCGTCTTTCAGTACGTCCACAGACTCAATGTCCTCGGGAGCGACCGTGTTCAGGCCGCCGGGAATACCGTCGACGAGGATCAGCGGGTCAGACGTTCCATTGATCGAGTTGATACCGCGCAGGTTGATCTGCGTATTGGCCGCCGGAGAGCCGCTGGGTGTGGTTATGCGTAAACCTGCCACTTTTCCCTGCACCAGCTGAGCAGCATCACGCACGGTTCCTTTGATAAAATCCTCTCGCTTCACGCTGGCCACCGAACTAGTGATATCGCCCTTTTTTTGCGTACCGTACCCAATCACGACGACCTCCGAAAGTTGCTTCTGATCGGATGCCATTTCAATGCTGAAATCATTCCGACTTCCTACAATAATCTCCTGGCTGATATAACCAATGTAGCTCAGTATCAATGTCGATTCTTCTGGTACCGTCAGTTTGAACTTTCCTTCGGTGTCTGTCGCAGTTCCAATGGTATTATTTCCTTTCACAATAATAGTCACACCAGGCAGAGGATTTTTGTCCTCGGCGGATACCACGGTACCCGTAATCTGGCGATCGGCGAAAGCCAGGGCGTTTTCCGACAGGAACAATACCAATGCCATGCTGCAAAGCAGGAACTGAGGTATTTCCCGGATCAATCTGGATAATGTTCTTTTCATGTAAAATTGCGTTAGATGGTGATAAATTCTAGTTGAGCTTATTGGGTAATATTATTGCACTTTCATAATTCCGTTCATGATCCTCCAATGTCCCGGTACGGTGCACAGGAAGGGGTAATCGCCTGGTTTGTCGGGTGCGATGAATACCAGTGTGGCACTGGCTTCGGGACTTACCAGCTCCGTTGAATGCAGAATTTCACTCATTTTCGGTACATAGTTCATAGCGATCGCATTGGATTCCCTGGCGAGCAAATCGGCGGCGGCGCCTACTTTTTCCAATGTCCCCGGCGCGGCAATGAGCAGGTTATGCTGCATAAAATCGGGGTTGGTAAAGCGTATGGTTACTTTTTGCCCTGCTTTTACGGTAAATGTCTTTTTGTCAAATTTCATCTCATGCTCAATCACTTTGAGGTTAATGGTTACCGGCGTTCCGACACCTTTTTTGACAACTGCCGGTTTTTCGTCGAACGGCACCACTGAGACTTTCACATCACTTTGGCCTTTCACAACCTGGTTCAGGTGCAATGTACTTTTGACGTCCAGCCAGCCTTGCAGCCTCGCGTTCTCGGGATAAGCACCCACCCGGTTTTCATCCCGCAGGTCGCGGCCGAGCCGAATTTCTTCGGGGTCAAATGGCTTGGTAAACAATGCTGCTGCCTGGCCAGAAACCGGTTTTTCATCATCAATGGCCAATGTCATTTTACCACCTTCCGCCAATGTCGCTACAATGTTGAAACGGTCATCCGGCAACTTTTGCTCCGAGCGAATCTGGTAAACGGTGCCATTTTGTTTGACCAGCCAGTACAATTTTCCGTCCTGCATATACAGGCTGTAACCGTTCTGCTTGTTGCCTTGCGATACGATGACCCCAGCCAGGTCTTTGTCTGCTTTCGTTACAATCGCATTGATTTTCAGTTCTTTGGCCGTTACATCAGGATGATAGATCGGTGGTGACCAGAGATTGAGAATGTATGTTTCCTGCACGAGTCCGCGCTCAATTCTGGCTGTTAATGTACTGTCTTTCAGCTTAGCGGCAGCATTTTTGAACCCAGCCTCATGTTTGATCACACCCGAAAATATGGCCTGCGACAAATATTCATCGGCCGCATTCTCCGAATCCTGACCAGCCAGATAAAGCATTTTGCCAATCTCCTCCGATGCAGGTAAGTCAGTCAGCGCCTGAATGGTAGCAAGCCGTACTTTCAGATCAGGATCATTGATTGAATTGGTCCATTTCAATGCAGAAAGTGTCTTTTCATTACGCGGAAGCAACTTCACAGCATTTTTACGAACGCCAGCAGCCGGATGACGCATGGCCCGCACAACGGTATGGTAGGCATTCTCATTCGAGCCGTCCAATGCGCCGAGCCCTTGCAATGTCCACAGCGCATGTACCGCAGCACTATTCAGCCCGATTTCGTCCACGGAAAGGTCATTCACCATTTTGATCAGCTCCGGTATCAGTGTTTTGTTCTGTGATTCCACGATTAGTCGCTGAGCAGTGGTGCGCCAGAACATGTTGTCGTTTTTCAATGCCGCGAGTAGTCCGGCCGCGTCGTTTTTATCAAGTTTGAGTGGCGTGTAAGGTTTTGCTTTTTTGTAAACGACCCTGTATATACGTCCATGCTTGTTATCCCTGAGTGGGTTGATGTACGCATTGCCTTTCCCATTCTCAAATCCCCGCGGAGTAGGGTTGTGCTGAATGATGAAACTATACCAGTCCGCCACCCACACAGCGCCGTCCGGGCCTACCTCCGCGTGTACAGGAGAGAACCATTCGTCGGAACTTGCCAGCAAATTGAAACCGTTTTTCTCTTTGTAACCCGCGCCTTTTGGTTTCAACATAGCCTGGTACAAAAGCCGCCCCGTCGGTTCACAGACAAATGCAGTTGCATTCCAGTACTGTTTCGGAAAGTTTCGGGCGGTGTACAAGTTATGCCCCGCAGCCGCGGTAAAGCCGCCATGGAAATCCACCTGACGCAAACCCGGCGTGAGGTAATTCATATCATAATGCGAGTCCAGCTGGTACACCGTGTTCCCTGAGCCATCCGCGACCGTTCTTTTCAGATATTCGAGCGGCATAGCGAAATGGCCGCTATAATTACCATTGGCGGTGGAAATAAAAACCTCAAAATCTTCCGAAAAGCCTAGTCCCCAGGTATTATTGGAGGTTCTTCCGATGTATTCCAGATTTTTACCGTCCTGATCAAACCGGTAAATTCCCTGACTGAAATTAGTAGCCTTACCATTCACAGTGCCTCGGAAACCGGCATAGCCCAGCACACCCCAAACCTTGTTATCCAATCCATATTTCAGGTTCGATGGCCCGGCATGCGTATCGCTTTTGCCCCATCCACTGATGATATTTTCACGGATATCAGCCTTGTCGTCACCATTGGTGTCTTTCAAAAAAATGAAATGCGGTGCCTGCGCCACGATTAAGCCACCATTGGCAAAAGTAAGACTGGTAGGAATGTTCAACTTATCCGCGAACACGGTGAATTTGTCTGCCTTACCGTCGCCGTTCGTATCTTCACAGATCTTGATCCTGTCCCTGCCGGTACCATCTTCGGTACGAATTTCATTGGGATAATCTTCTGTTTCAATGACCCATAGCCGCCCCTTTTCGTCCCACGCCATCGCAATGGGTTTAACGATATCTGGCTCTGATGCAAATAGTTGCAATTCGAAATCGACCGGTACCTGGATCAGTTTCTGAGATTCGGCAGGGGAGAGCGGAAGTTGGAATTTGGGAGCAGGATCACGTTTTTCATAGTTGGGAACATCGGCGTCTTTGAACTCGGGAACAGGTAGTTTCAATCTGGCGAACTGCGCTTTGGCTTCATCGTTCACAGCCCAGATAATTCCGTTTGTGACCAGATCCTGAAAGCCTTTTTGTTTCCAAGTACGCTCGTCATGACCATAAGCCGTGTAGAAAACCCGCCCTTTTCCTTGTGTCCGCACCCAGGTCCAGGGCTCGTGATGGTCTCCTTCAATGCGCTCTTGTAAAATGGTAATGTCTGGGTTCAACTTGGTATGCACGTAGGTTTCGTCCCAAGTTTCAAACGGCTTCAAGCCAGCCATGACCGGATGCTCCGGCTTGGTGATAGGGGCAGTGAAGGTTCCATATTTGTGCGTCTGAAACTGTCCGCCTACCGCTTTGATATACCAATCCGAATTTTGAAAACAGAAAGAGGCAGCGTGTAACGGAATCAGCGCCTTGCCACCCTCCACAAAATCTTTCAATGCAGTTTCCTGCGATGGGGTAATGGTATTGTGGTTAGCATAAATCACCAGCCCGTCGTACTGGCTCAGGTTTTCAGCATTTAATGCATTGGGATCGGAGGTGTAAGTCAGGTTAATGCCTTTCTGGAAAAGAGGCAATGACAGCGACGGGAAATATTTCTCAGAGTCATGATGCTTGCTGTCGTGGCCCAGGAATAGGATTTCGAGCCGCCGACCCTCGCTGGGTGTTGCAGAGGTAACCACGGCTGTTGACGAGCTAGGCTTTTTGGCGCAGCTGGCGATGATTAAGAAACAGAGGAGATTGAGTAAGAGCTTTTTCATAAAAATGATAATTAAAACTAAGGCATGTAATTGCTTTGTCACCCTGAGCGCAGCGGCCACCGCTGTGGTCGAAGGGCTTTTTGCACTGTGCATGCCCTTCGACTTCGCTCAGATGACAAAGTCTTAAATTAGGGGTCAAAGACTACGCCTAACTTTGTGCCAAAAGTGCACATACCTTTCCCACCCAGCAATTGCACCCGCAATGCCGTCAAAAACCACTTTCAGACTTTTCAGAGGAGGTTAGGTTACTATTTCAATGCAATTTTATTCCGGTTCGGAGGGGTTACCTCCAATAATTTATTTACAAAAAAATCCCTTTTCTTCCGGCGGCCATAAGGCCCGCCGTCACTATGTCCCATTCCGGGAATCACAAGCAGTTCGAAATCCTTGTTAGCTTTGATTAATGCATCAGCAACCCGGTAGGTAGACTCCGGTGGTACATTGGTATCCACTTCACCGACGATCAGCAGAAGGTCGCCTTTCAGTTTCGCTGCATTGGTCACGTTCGATTGTTCGTCATAATGCTTCCCGACGGGGTAGCCCATCCACTGCTCGTTCCACCATTGCTTATCCACGCGGTTGTCGTGGCAGCCGCAGGCAGATACCGCCGCGTCGTAAAAGCCAGGGTGAAATAGCAATGCGCCCAGTGAGTTTTGTCCGCCTGCTGAGGTGCCATAAACGCCCACTTTGGTGGAATCAACCTGTGGATATTTGGCAGCAAGTGACTTCATCCAGGCGATACGGTCCGGGAAACCGGCGTCGGCCAGGTTTTTCCAGCACACATCGTGAAAGGCCTTGGAGCGGTTCGCAGTGCCCATTCCATCCATTTGTACTACGATAAAACCCAGTTCTGCAAGGCTCTGCATTTCGCCATAGTGACGGAATGCTTTCGGTACGAACGAATCCTGCGGTCCAGCGTAAATGTTTTCAATAATTGGGTATTTCTTCTTTGGGTCAAATTTGCTTGGACGATACACGATCCCCCAAATGTCGGTTTTACCGTCGCGGCCCTTCGCTTTAAAAATCTCGGGCAACTTGAAGCCCAGCGCTAAGTATCGGGAAATATCTGCCTGCTCCAATGCCATGACCAGCGAGCCATCGGCCGTTTTTCTGAGCTCCGAAACCGGCGGGCTCGTCATCGTCGAATAAGTATCAATGTAGTAAGTCCGGTCAGGAGAAAATGTAAGGCTGTGGTTTGCTTTGGCATGATCCGTAAGCTTCACCAGGCCGGTCCCGTCGAACTTAATGCGGTAGTAATGAATGTGATATGGATCTTCATCCGGGTTCATTCCGTTGGCCCGGAACCACACTTCTCTTTTGGCGGTATCAATGCTGTCAATGTCACGCACCACCCATTCGCCTTTGGTAATCGGGTTTTTGATCTTGCCCGTTTGCTCATCGACCAGGTACAAATGCCGCCAGCCGTCTTTTTCGGAAGACCAGATAATTTCGTGCTTTTCGGGCTGGTAGTGCGTGTAGATCAGGTTTTGATATATGAATGTATCCGTTTTTTCATCAATGATATTTTTGGTGCTGCCGGTAGTAGCATCCACCTCTATCACCCTGAAACGCTGATGACCGCGGTCTACTTTTTCGTAGGTGAAATGCTTGTCGTCACCATTGCGCCAACGGATTACCGGTGCGTCGAAAAAATCAATGGCTTCCGATTGCACTTTCACGATCTCACGCGTGC
The genomic region above belongs to Dyadobacter pollutisoli and contains:
- a CDS encoding SusC/RagA family TonB-linked outer membrane protein — translated: MKRTLSRLIREIPQFLLCSMALVLFLSENALAFADRQITGTVVSAEDKNPLPGVTIIVKGNNTIGTATDTEGKFKLTVPEESTLILSYIGYISQEIIVGSRNDFSIEMASDQKQLSEVVVIGYGTQKKGDITSSVASVKREDFIKGTVRDAAQLVQGKVAGLRITTPSGSPAANTQINLRGINSINGTSDPLILVDGIPGGLNTVAPEDIESVDVLKDGSAAAIYGTRATGGVILITTRKNKGGSKSTIEYSNYVNIQTIARRPELLTGDDYRQKIKEGIDYQDYGGNTDWLSEIMQKPVSHNHNLTLFGGNSTTNFTGSVNYRDWEGIFLRSGQNRFTGRADLNHSMFNNKLKTNLQLINRVTRSKGPVNPADNAAWGYIYRQAIIRNPTDRVRTDTGAWQERDGYFYENPVSRIYESDFEGTYKEMRMSGSLDYAPINDLNFKLLVSSVQNNGLEGNSTTFKHTNTRLSNQNATAGRFTSANDEKLLELTGNYAKSFGKHRLTLLGGYSWQDATYESFSASNWDFPTDAYDWNNLGAGGALQKGQASMGSTKNKWQLAGFFGRFTYSFDEKYLFMASVRREGSSRFGVNNQWGTFPAASVGWRISKESFLENIIGNAEIKLRAGFGITGTIANSPYLSQISYNFSRNEGAFIGGKWVPGFVPARNFNPDLRWEKKEEVNAGVDFGFMKNRISGSIDFYSRKVKDLLYDFPVPVPPYLTGSMFLNAGTMKNEGLEILLNLVPVQTASFQWNSGFTYSTNRNKLVSLSNDQFKASNDFFDAGYTGEPIQISTHRVKVGEPIGRFFVWKSVGVDEKGGWLIENKDGEIIPIADAQPEDRQYYGNGIPKHNLGWNNSVRYKNFDLAVNMRGAFGYDVLNYQSMFYNNPKNKAYNMMKTAYDPIDGKVLNNDLVYVSHYIENGNYWKIDNVTLGYTLPQNLIKGMKNARVFVSGLNLATITGYTGIDPEGVSMTGFDPGSDQRDKYATTRTFTAGLSVTF
- a CDS encoding PVC-type heme-binding CxxCH protein produces the protein MKKLLLNLLCFLIIASCAKKPSSSTAVVTSATPSEGRRLEILFLGHDSKHHDSEKYFPSLSLPLFQKGINLTYTSDPNALNAENLSQYDGLVIYANHNTITPSQETALKDFVEGGKALIPLHAASFCFQNSDWYIKAVGGQFQTHKYGTFTAPITKPEHPVMAGLKPFETWDETYVHTKLNPDITILQERIEGDHHEPWTWVRTQGKGRVFYTAYGHDERTWKQKGFQDLVTNGIIWAVNDEAKAQFARLKLPVPEFKDADVPNYEKRDPAPKFQLPLSPAESQKLIQVPVDFELQLFASEPDIVKPIAMAWDEKGRLWVIETEDYPNEIRTEDGTGRDRIKICEDTNGDGKADKFTVFADKLNIPTSLTFANGGLIVAQAPHFIFLKDTNGDDKADIRENIISGWGKSDTHAGPSNLKYGLDNKVWGVLGYAGFRGTVNGKATNFSQGIYRFDQDGKNLEYIGRTSNNTWGLGFSEDFEVFISTANGNYSGHFAMPLEYLKRTVADGSGNTVYQLDSHYDMNYLTPGLRQVDFHGGFTAAAGHNLYTARNFPKQYWNATAFVCEPTGRLLYQAMLKPKGAGYKEKNGFNLLASSDEWFSPVHAEVGPDGAVWVADWYSFIIQHNPTPRGFENGKGNAYINPLRDNKHGRIYRVVYKKAKPYTPLKLDKNDAAGLLAALKNDNMFWRTTAQRLIVESQNKTLIPELIKMVNDLSVDEIGLNSAAVHALWTLQGLGALDGSNENAYHTVVRAMRHPAAGVRKNAVKLLPRNEKTLSALKWTNSINDPDLKVRLATIQALTDLPASEEIGKMLYLAGQDSENAADEYLSQAIFSGVIKHEAGFKNAAAKLKDSTLTARIERGLVQETYILNLWSPPIYHPDVTAKELKINAIVTKADKDLAGVIVSQGNKQNGYSLYMQDGKLYWLVKQNGTVYQIRSEQKLPDDRFNIVATLAEGGKMTLAIDDEKPVSGQAAALFTKPFDPEEIRLGRDLRDENRVGAYPENARLQGWLDVKSTLHLNQVVKGQSDVKVSVVPFDEKPAVVKKGVGTPVTINLKVIEHEMKFDKKTFTVKAGQKVTIRFTNPDFMQHNLLIAAPGTLEKVGAAADLLARESNAIAMNYVPKMSEILHSTELVSPEASATLVFIAPDKPGDYPFLCTVPGHWRIMNGIMKVQ
- a CDS encoding S9 family peptidase encodes the protein MKIFTLKQKASLYLQTITLSALCLTATAQKSALPAYRPTSIEIADSYKRMELMDSLTKGTVLKATIQANWAPDGQSFWYRNFLKDSLAEYIYVNAVQGKKTKAFDHQKLAAALSKASDSTFSAAKLSVHDLHFDLDKHTAVMQAKGKWYSYDTEGNVAQKIDKPTFPKAKEIGWTRQLSRWRPFRADSISPDKKSKAFVKNGNIYIGNKEGKDAKQLTYDGNPLKPYGELSWSPDGKYLVCYRITPQDERKVSIIFSSLPNTTRGEVKTRGYAQPGDEFTSYEMHVINAGTREIVKVQSEAIDFFDAPVIRWRNGDDKHFTYEKVDRGHQRFRVIEVDATTGSTKNIIDEKTDTFIYQNLIYTHYQPEKHEIIWSSEKDGWRHLYLVDEQTGKIKNPITKGEWVVRDIDSIDTAKREVWFRANGMNPDEDPYHIHYYRIKFDGTGLVKLTDHAKANHSLTFSPDRTYYIDTYSTMTSPPVSELRKTADGSLVMALEQADISRYLALGFKLPEIFKAKGRDGKTDIWGIVYRPSKFDPKKKYPIIENIYAGPQDSFVPKAFRHYGEMQSLAELGFIVVQMDGMGTANRSKAFHDVCWKNLADAGFPDRIAWMKSLAAKYPQVDSTKVGVYGTSAGGQNSLGALLFHPGFYDAAVSACGCHDNRVDKQWWNEQWMGYPVGKHYDEQSNVTNAAKLKGDLLLIVGEVDTNVPPESTYRVADALIKANKDFELLVIPGMGHSDGGPYGRRKKRDFFVNKLLEVTPPNRNKIALK